The sequence CTGCAACCATTATATCCATATTTACATATTCAAATTTCTTGCATGAATCAAACAATAtttctatctatctatctatgtAACTTCGCATCTGTATTTACAAAATTAGATGTCATctttcattcatcaaaaattGTAAGcagtattttaattttgtttgcaAAGACAACCCAAACTAGCTTATTTGAGAAAGTGCCCATTTGAGCTTCTCCAAACTTTGTCCtgcatcacaaaaaattaatattatatctAAGTTCACAAGCAGATTTCCATTGTTTTCCATCATTCATATGGTCATCattcaaacttaaaaaatgtgaCATCTTGTATTCTGTATTAGGAATTCCTACTAAACAGAATAGAGCAATTCCAACACAACCAATTCCAACACAGCATgacaacaatatttttccacCAACTTCAGTCATTGAGAGAAAATAGTACAGGCTTACAGAAAGAGACATCACAGCCTTGCACAAGTGAAgattacaaaaatatatctaacATGATTAGAGATTGAATAATTATGTTCCTTGTACAAGTAAATACTACAAAAGGGATGTCTAACATCAAACCATCTATGTCAACCATGTGCTAGTATCTTTGCACTATACAAAATATTACTTAATTAGATATtgtcaataataataaacaaattatgATGATGATGGGAATTTAGACTTTAACCTCTCCAAGATTTCCAAACGACGTAGGCGAATGTATTTTTTTTGCTCAGGATCCATGGTTCTTGTATCTTTCATCATAATTTCATCTTCCGCTTTCCTCTTTTCTACTTcatttttgtcttctttgataCGAATCAACTCTCTTCGTTCTTCGGATGCAATGCGCATAAACTCTATTCATTCTTCTAATGCAATGCGCatactttcctttttctcttcatGCATTCTCCTTTTTTCTTCCTTGATTTCGTCCAATTGGGAGGAAAGTATTGGGACCAAGTCATcacaattctttcttttctttaatttctcctTCTCGGCCTTCTTGCCTATGGGTCTCTCCAAGGTTTCTCCGGAGTTCATCTCATTATTATCTTCATCCAAATTTATTGAGTTTGCAAAAGTATTACAAGATTGTGTGGTTGGTTGTCTAGGGCGGACCTTCAAATTATCTCTTTGAAGTAACCACTTAGCTTCATTCCTCAAAATTCTCCAACAATGTTCCAATTGAAATgcatttttgctattttctttataCATAGTTTTTGCATCTTCAAtctacaaaagtaaaaaaatttaaaataatgagtATTATAGAACTAAAAGTGCATTGATATACAATACATATTAGATGTTGAGTTGAATTACCTTGTCATGCTCAGTTTTACCACTTTCGTTCTGGTTCTCAATTTGGGCCAAGTATCCACAAAACTTGTTGGTCTCCCTTTGAATTGTTGACCACCGACTACATAAAGAATCTTTGGAGTGGTTAAATTTTTTGTCATTGTGGAAGGTGGACCAAATTCTATCCCAAAATGTTGTGTGTTTTTGGTCCGTCGATATCACGGCATCTAAGCTAACATTAAGCCACGCCGATACTAGCTTAATGTCTTCATCTGCTGTGAAGTTGTTTCCCCGTTGACTTCTCTtagtagttgatttttttgcaattggGGGTGTAGATTGTCCCATTTCAACTTCGGGCGGAGATTAATGGACATTCACGACTAAATGCGGAGTAGACATCAAAATACTACTATCAAAGGACTCAAAACCTTGTTCCTTGTCTTGTAAAATGTCAAGGAAGAAGGGATTTCGTGAGTCCATCACCTAACAAACACCAAAGTAATTTAGATATGGGGGAACTGGAGGTGCAAGAACTTAGATGGGATGGTGAAAGAAAATGAGTTATTCCAACTATTGCATGCACTTCAGCTATACAAAGACAAGATGACTTCAAACCAGGTAGTTACCCCTCCTCCCAACCATTGaccacccccacccccacacCTGGGCACTCCCCAAAATAAGTCTTATGAGATACCATGTGAGACAGAAAATCAGGAATATGcaacaaaataatttaacaCCATgtggtttggtttggttaaaTGTGCCTGGAAAGCACATGAATAATGGGCAAGACGAACAGGCCCCAGACCAAACTTTCAGCTTAATAACCATAATAGGTACTTCACACAATTTGTGGTTCCTTAACAAAGTGCCAAAACCAAATACCTAGAGTTGTTACCATACCAATGCAAAGTGGACAAAATGTACagaaccaaaaaataattatataaccAATACATAAGTACAAAACACAACCAATTGAAAAAGAATAGTTTGGATCAACTTGGAAGTTCTTCAAAGACCACATTTCCTAAAAACCAAtgcaaaatattattgtttccTAAAACAAAAGGTTTGAcactgaaaaa is a genomic window of Quercus lobata isolate SW786 chromosome 2, ValleyOak3.0 Primary Assembly, whole genome shotgun sequence containing:
- the LOC115967130 gene encoding glutathione S-transferase T3-like, whose amino-acid sequence is MGQSTPPIAKKSTTKRSQRGNNFTADEDIKLVSAWLNVSLDAVISTDQKHTTFWDRIWSTFHNDKKFNHSKDSLCSRWSTIQRETNKFCGYLAQIENQNESGKTEHDKIEDAKTMYKENSKNAFQLEHCWRILRNEAKWLLQRDNLKVRPRQPTTQSCNTFANSINLDEDNNEMNSGETLERPIGKKAEKEKLKKRKNCDDLVPILSSQLDEIKEEKRRMHEEKKESMRIALEE